CACCGATGGCCGTGCGCGTCGGAGCGTTGCGCGGACGGTCGGCGAGGTGGTGCTCCCGCTTGTCCTGCGTGACCCACTGCTCGATGAACGGGTAGAACATCACGAGCACGATGAAGAGTCCGAGGACCGCCATCGGGATGAGGATGTTCCACGAGAACGTCAGGCCGAACAGCTCGGTCTCCCAGCCCGGCGCGAGGCGCAGGGCGCCGTCGGCGAAGCCGATGTACCAGTCGGGCTGCGTGCCAGCCGAGACGGGGGATGGGTCGTACGGGCCGTAGTTCCAGATCGGGTTGATCGTGAACGTCGCGGCGATCGCCATGATGACGCCGAAGACGAGGAAGAAGAAGCCACCGGCCTTCGCGGCGAACACCGGCATGATCGGCACGCCGACGACGTTCTCGTTCGTGCGGCCGGGGCCGGCGAACTGCGTGTGCTTGTTGAGCACGAGCAGCACCATGTGCATGCCGAGCAGCACGATGAGGATCGCGGGCAGCAGCATGATGTGCAGCACGAAGAGCCTGGGGATCACGTCGACGCCGGGGAACATGCCGCCGAAGAGCAGGTACGAGATCCAGCCGCCGACCAGCGGGATGGCCTTGACCATGCCGTTGATGATCGCGAGGCCGTTGCCCGAGAGCAGGTCGTCGGGGAGCGAGTAGCCCGTGAAGCCCTCTGCCATCGCGAGGATGAAGAGCAGGAAGCCGATGACCCAGTTGAGCTCGCGCGGCTTGCGGAACGCGCCCGTGAAGAACACGCGCAGCATGTGCAGGCCGATGGACGCCACGAACAGCAGGGCTGCCCAGTGGTGCACCTGACGCATGAGCAGGCCGCCGCGGATGTCGAACGAGATGTCGAGCGACGACGCGTAGGCGATGGACATCTCGATGCCCTTGAGCGGCACGTACGAGCCCTCGTAGGTCGTGTGGCCCATCGACGGGTCGAAGAAGAACGTCAGGAACGTGCCCGAGAGCAGGATCACGACGAACGAGTAGAGCGCGACCTCGCCGAGCATGAACGACCAGTGGTCGGGGAAGATCTTGCGACCGAGGTACGCCGTGACGCCCGAGATGCTCGTGCGCTCGTCGAGGTAGTTGGCAGCCCACGACGTGAACGTCTTGCGCTGCTGCGGCGCCTGCGACGCGGGCGCTGCGCTGGGGGACTGGGTGGTGGTCATGCGCGCTGCTCCGTGGTGGTGCCGGCGACCTGCACGTGCTCATCCTCGTCGACGTCGTGGAGACGCTCGAAGTACGAGGGGCCGATGGGCTCGGTGAAGTCGCGCTGTGCGATGAGGTAGCCCTCGTCGTCGACCGTGATCGGCAGCTGGGGCAGGGGGCGCTTCGCGGGGCCGAAGATCACCTTGCAGTGGTTCTTCACGTCGAACGTCGACTGGTGGCACGGGCAGAGCAGGTGGTGCGTCTGCTGCTCGTACAGGGCGACGGGGCAGCCGACGTGGGTGCAGATCTTGGAGTAGGCGACGATGCCGTCGTACGACCAGCCTGCACGCTCGGGGGACTCGTTCAGCGCGTCGGCGGGCAGGCGCATGAGCAGCACGGCTGCCATGGCCTTCTCGTCGAGCGGGTGGTGCGACTCCTCGAGACCCTCGGGGATCACGTGGAACGCGGAGCCGTAGGACACGTCCTCGGCACGGATGGGGGTGCCCGTGGGGTCGAGGCACAGTCGCGTGCCCGTCTCCCACATGGTGTGGGCGAACACGTCCGTCGGCACCTCGTCGGCCGGCGCGAGGTCGCGGAAGAGCACGACGGCGGGCAGCGGCACGACGGCGAGGGCGCCGATGAGCGAGTTGCGGATGAGCGAGCGGCGCGAGAAGCCCGACTCCTGGTCGCCGAGCGTGAAGACCTCGACGGCCTTGGCACGGGTCGCGTCGGAGCCGCGCGTCGCGTGACGCGGGTCGACGTGCTCCTCGTCGCTCATGAGCTGCTTCGACCAGTGCACGGCACCGATGCCGATCGACAGCAGCGCGAGCGCGATGCCGAGGCCCAGGAGGAGGTTGTTCATCCTGGTGGTCGTGAGGTCGCCCGGCGTGATCGGCACGGCGATGTACGCCGCGACGGCGATGATCGAGCCGAGTGCCGACACGAGGAACCACGTGAAGACCGTGCGCTCGGCGCGCTTCGCCTTCTCGGGGTGGAGGTCGGTCTGGCGCTTCCGGTGCGGGGGCAGCCCAGGGTTCTCGAACTCGCTCGATCGCTCGAGCGCCGCGTCGCGGTGGAGCTCGACGTCCTGCATCTTCGTCTCCTCGGACATCAGTTGGGCTTCGCCGTCAGCCAGACCGTGATCGCCACGATGCCGCCGAGGCCGAAGATCCAGATGAACAGACCCTCGGACACGGGGCCGAGCGAGCCCAGGTCGAAGCCGCCGACGCTCGGGTTCTCGTCGAGGAAGTGGAGGTAGGCGATGATGTCGGCCTTCTCCTCGGGCGAGATGTTGTCGTCGTTGAACACCGGCATGTTCTGCGGGCCCGTGAGCATGGCCTCGTAGATGTGCGCGGCGTCGATGTCGTGCAGGTCGGGGGCGAACTTGCCCTCGGTGAGCGCACCGCCGGCGCCGGCCACGTTGTGGCACATGGCGCAGTTGATGCGGAAGATCTCGCCACCGTTCGCCACGTTCGCGTCGGCGGTGTCGAGCACCTCCTCGCTCGGCACGTCGGGTCCGGGCGCCATGGCGGCGATGTACTCGCCCATCGCGTCGGACTGCTCCTGCGAGAACTGCGGCGTGCGCGCCATGCCCTGCGGGCCGGAGAACGCGAGCGGCATGCGACCCGTCATGACCTGGAAGTCGACCGAGGCCGCGCCGACGCCGATGAGGCTCGGGCCCTCGGGCGTGCCCTCGGCGTTGACGCCGTGGCAGGAGGCGCAGTTCGCCTGGAAGAGCTGCTCGCCGTCGTCGACCGTGAGCTGCGTCGTCGCCTGCGACGACGCGTCTGCGGATGCGACCTGCCCGACGAACGTCGAGACGCCGCCTGCTGCGACGAGGCCGAGCACGAGGAGACCGAGGCTCGCGAGCGGGTGTCGCCTGCCGGTCTTCTTGCTGCGGTGTGCCAAGAGAAGCGCCCTTCTAGCGGAGCCAGTAGATGATGAGGTACAGGGCGATCCAGACCACGTCGACGAAGTGCCAGTAGTACGACACGACGATGGCGCTGGTCGCCTCCTTGTGACCGAAGTGCTTCACCGCGTAGGCGCGCCCGATCACGAAGAGGAAGGCGATGAGGCCGCCCGAGACGTGGAGGCCGTGGAAGCCCGTGGTGATGTAGAACGCCGAGCCGTACGCGCTGGTCGCGAGCGTCACGCCCTCGTGCACGAGGACGGCGTACTCGAACACCTGCAGGATGATGAAGACGGCGCCCATGGCGTAGGTGAGGAAGAACCACTCGACCATGCCCCAGGCCTTGACGTTCCACAGCGCGCCCGTGCGCTCCTTCTGCAGACGCTCGGCCGCGAAGACGCCGAACTGGCACGTCACCGACGACAGCACGAGGATCGTCGTGTTGATCGTCGCGAACGGCACGTTCAGCAGCGAGGACTCGTTCTGGAACAGGTCGCCGGTGGTGGAGCGCAGGGTGAAGTAGATCGCGAAGAGAGCCGCGAAGAACATGACCTCGCTGCCCAGCCACACGATGGTCCCGACCGCGACGCTGTTGGGTCGACGCACGAGCTGCGTCGTCCCAGGGTGGGAGAGGGAGGTGCTGGTCACAGGTCCATCCTAGGCGACTCTCGGGGCGCTCTCGGCGGCAGGTGCCAGGCGTGGCGTCGATAGGCTGTCGCCCATGGAGCCCAAGTCCTGGCCCGGCGTCCTCGAGACGCTGCTGACCCCCGATGATCTCACGATCGGGCAGGCGGAATGGGCGATGGACCAGGTCGTCACCGGCCGCGCGGAGCCTGCGCAGCTCGGCGCGTTCCTCGCGGCCCTCCGCGCCAAGCGGGAGTCGGTCGACGAGCTCGTCGGATTCCGGGATGCGATCCTCGCGAACGCCGTGGATCTCCCGGGCGAGTCGCTCGTGCTCGACATCGTCGGCACGGGCGGCGACCGTCACGGCACCGTCAACGTCTCGACCATGGCGTCGATCGTCTGCGCCGCGGCCGGCGTGCCGGTGCTGAAGCACGGCAACCGCGCCGTGTCGTCGCTCACGGGCGCGTCCGACGTGCTGACGGAGCTCGGCGTCATCCCCGACGACGACGACCCCGCGGTCGTGCGGGCGATCCTCGACGAGGCCGGCATCTCGTTCGCGTGGGCCATGCGCTTCCACCCCGGATTCCGACACGCCGGACCCGTGCGTGCCGCGATGGGCGTGTCGACGGTGTTCAACCAGCTCGGCCCGCTCGTGCACCCCGCGCGTCCCGAGGTCACGGCGTGCGGCGTCGCCGACCGCTCGCGCATCCAGAACTTCGTCGGCGTCTTCGCGACGCGCGGCGGCACGGCGTTCGTGTTCCGCGGCGAGGACGGTCTCGACGAGCTCACGACCACGGGCCACTCCGAGCTGTGGGAGGTCGTGCGCGGCGACGTCGTCGAGCACGACGTCGACCCGCGCGAGCTCGGCATCCCGCTCGCGACGATGGGCGACCTCGTCGGCGGCGACCCCAAGGCCAACGCCGACACCGTGCGCCGCACGATGGCAGGGGAGCAGGGGCCCGTGCGAGACATCGTGCTGCTCAACGCCGCCGCAGCCCTCGCGGCGTGGCGCGTGCACGCCGACCCGCGTCAGGGCGACCGGTCGCTGCGCGAGCGCATGGCCGAGACGCTGCTCGTCGCCGCCGACGCCATCGACTCGGGTGCGGCCGCGACGACCCTCGAGCGCTGGCGCGCCGCCGCGGCGCGCACCCGAACGGGCGCCTGAGCGTGGAGCGGCGCGTCGCCGAGCAGGCGCTGGGCGCCGGCCCCATGGCGACGCTGCTCGAGGACCGCACCGTCGAGGCGCGTCTCGGCTCCCGCGACACCGTCGAGCCGTGGCGGCGCGCCGACATCCGCTGGGGCGACCACGGCACGCGCTCGCTGCTCGTCACGGCGCTCACGTCGGGCGCCGTGCTCGTCGCCTACGGCATCACGCTGCTGCTCGAGCAGCCGCCCGCGCTCGAGGCGCTGCTCGCGCTGCGCGTGCTCGGCATCGTGCTGCTCGTGCTCGCCATCGCGCTCGCGCCCGCATCCCGCGACGCGCGCCTGCTCGCGAGCTGGGCGCTCGTGCTGCACGCGCTCGTCGCCATCGCGGGCACGGTCATGGTGTCGACCGACGTCTTCGGCAGGCTGCGCATCGGCGCCGTGTCGGCCGTCGAGTTCGCGGGCTTCATCACGTGGGTCGCCGTCATGCTGCTGCTGCGCATGCGGCATCCGCTCACGATCCTCACGAGCCTCATGGGCGGCTGCCTCGCCGGCCTCGCGTTCTTCGGCCGCGTGCTGCCGCTCGTGCGCGAGCGCTTCGCGGAGGAGGAGGGCGGGCAGGTCGCCGTGCTCACGGTCGACGACGACGCCATCGCGAGCCTCGTGATCGTGGGCGTCGGCGTGGCGCTCGTGGTCTTCGCGTGGTGGATCGACGGATGGGCGCGCGTGCTGCTGCCGCTCGAGGCGCCCGACGCCTCGGTGCCCGCGCGCAGCGAGCGCGACCGCATCCGCCTCGCCGGCATCCTGACGGCGTGCATGCTCGACCCCGTCGCGATCGTGCTGCTGCACCTCGCGAAGCAGCCGACCGCCGAGTCGCGGCTCGACCCCGACGAGGACTGGTTCGCGACGGCGCTGCTCGTCGTCGCCTACGCGAAGCTCACGATCTGCTGGGTCGCCGTCACGACGGTCGCGATCTGGCTGCTCGACCCCACCTGGTCGTAGCGGGCACGCAGCGTCCCGGACAGCACGGAGGGGGCCGGCGATGCCGACCCCCTGCTTCGTGCTGACGCCCTACTGCACGTCGTCGTCGACCCAGTCGAGGGTCTTCTGCACGGCCTTCTTCCAGTTGCGGTAGGTGCGCTCGCGCTCGGCCTCGTCGAGCTGCGGCTCCCAGCGCTTGTCCTCCTGCCAGTTCTTGCGCAGGTCGTCGAGCCCGCCCCAGAAGCCGACCGCGAGGCCGGCGGCGTAGGCGGCGCCGAGCGCCGTCGTCTCGGCGACGACCGGGCGCACGACCGCGACGCGCAGGATGTCGGCCTGGAACTGCATGAGCAGGTCGTTCGCCACCATGCCGCCGTCGACCTTGAGCTCGGTGAGGTCCACGCCGGAGTCGGCGTTCACCGCATCCACGACCTCCGCCGTCTGGAACGCCGTCGACTCGAGCGCCGCGCGGGCGATGTGGCCCTTGTTCACGTAGCGCGTGAGGCCCACGAGCGCACCGCGGGCGTCTGGACGCCAGTACGGGGCGAAGAGGCCCGAGAACGCCGGCACGAAGTACGCGCCGCCGTTGTCGTCGACGCTCGTCGCGAGCTGCTCGACCGCAGGAGCGCTGTCGATGATGCCGAGGTTGTCGCGCAGCCACTGGATGAGCGAGCCCGTCACGGCGATCGAGCCCTCGAGCGCGTAGTGCGTGGGCTCGTCGCCGATCTTGTAGCCGACGGTCGTGAGCAGGCCGTTCTTCGAGTGGACGATCTCCTCCCCCGTGTTGAAGATGAGGAAGTTGCCCGTGCCGTAGGTGTTCTTCGCCTCGCCCTTGTCGAAGGCCGCCTGGCCGAACGTCGCCGCCTGCTGGTCTCCGAGGATGCCCGTGATGGGCGTCTCGCGCAGCAGGCTCGCGTCGCTCGCGACGCCGAACTCGCCCGACGACGACTTGATCTCGGGGAGCATCGAGGCCGGCACGCCGAAGTCGGCGAGGATCGACTCGTCCCACGAGAGCGTCTCGAGGTCCATGAAGAGCGTGCGGGACGCGTTCGTCACGTCGGTCGCGTGCACGCCGCCGTCGACGCCGCCCGTGAGGTTCCACAGCACCCACGTGTCGGTCGTGCCGAACAGCAGGTCGCCCGCCTCGGCCTTCTCGCGCGCACCCTCGACGTTCTCGAGGATCCACACGATCTTCGTGCCGGAGAAGTACGTCGCGAGCGGCAGGCCCACCTTGGCCTTGTAGCGCTCGACGTCGCCGTCGGCGAGCCGGTCGACGATCTTCTGCGTGCGCGTGTCCTGCCAGACGATGGCGTTGTACACGGGCTCGCCGGTGGTCTTGTCCCAGACGACGGCGGTCTCGCGCTGGTTCGTGATGCCGATGGCCTTCACGTTGTGGCGGGTGACGTTGGCCTTCGAGAGCGCCTGGCCGATGACCTCGCGCGCGTTGTTCCAGATCTCCTTCGGGTCGTGCTCGACCCATCCGGCCTGGGGGAAGATCTGCTCGTGCTCGAGCTGACCCGTCGAGACGATGCTCCCGGCGTGGTCGAACAGGATGGCTCGCGTCGAGGTGGTGCCCTGATCGATCGCGATGACGTAGTCGTCGGCCATTGTCACTCCTTCGTGGTGGGTTCTTCGCTGAGGCTAGGGGGAGCCGCTGTGCACGGCCCATGGGGTGGCGATGGAGGGGGACGCGCCCCCTCCATCGCCGGGGTGGATCAGGCCATGCCGCTCGCGAGCAGCACGGGCGCGAGGAGGCCGGCGAGCGCGCCACCGATGAGCGGTCCCACGACGGGCACCCACGCGTAGCCCCAGTCGCTGTCGCCCTTGCCCTTGATGGGCAGGACGGCGTGGGCGATGCGGGGCGCGAGGTCACGGGCCGGGTTGATGGCGTAGCCCGTGGGGCCACCGAGCGAGGCACCGATCGCGACGACCGTGAAGGCCACCGCGAGGGCGCCGAGCGGGCCGACGACCGTCGCGTCGCCGCCGCCGCCGTTGAGGCCGAACGAGAGGATGACGAACACGAGCACGAACGTCGCGATGATCTCGGTGACGAGGTTCCAGCCGTACGAGCGGATGCCGGGGCCGGTCGAGAAGGTGCCGAGCTTCGCGCCCGGGTCCTCCTCGGCGTCGAAGTGCTGCTTGTACGCCGCCCAGGCGAGCACGGCACCGATGAAGGCGCCGACGAACTGGCCGAGGATCGAGATCATGTACGCGGCCCACGGCACCTCGGCGCCCGTGGCGAGGCCGTTGGCGATGAGGCCGACCGTGACGGCCGGGTTGAGCTGCGCACCCGAGTAGCCGGAGACGAGGACGCCTGCGAAGACCGCGAGTCCCCAGCCGAAGTTGATCATGAGGAAGCCGCCGCCGAAGCCCTTCGTCTTCGCGAGGACGACGTTCGCGACGACGCCGGCACCGAGGAGCAGCAGCATCGCCGTGCCCACGGTCTCCGACAGGAAGACCAAACCGAGATTGTCCAACTGGAACCTGCTTTCCACATCGACGCGGGCGGTCACCCGGGCCCTCGCCAGCGAGGGCAGCGCCAGCCTATGCCTGCGCCATGCGCTGCGACAGGTGTGACACGTGAAGCGTCGCGGGACATCGCTGGCCGCGGTCGAGGCTGCGGGCGTAGGTTGGCCGTGACGTCCACCCCCGATGGAAGTGGGAGACCATGAAGAAGCTCATCAACGACCCGTCGAAGGTGGTGGACGAGGCCGTCGCAGGCATCGCCGCGGCGCACCCCGAGCTGCGCGTGATCGTCGATCCGCCCTACGTCATCGCACGCGGCGACGCGCCCGTGCAGGGCAAGGTCGGGCTCGTGTCGGGCGGTGGCTCGGGCCACGAGCCGCTGCACGGCGGCTTCGTCGGCTACGGCATGCTCGACGCGGCCGTGCCCGGCGCGGTCTTCACGTCGCCGACGCCCGATCCGATCGTCGAGGCGACGAAGGCCGTCGACGGCGGGGCGGGCGTGCTGCACATCGTGAAGAACTACACGGGCGACGTGCTGAACTTCGAGACGGCCGCCGACCTCGCGCTCGCCGAGGGCATCGAGGTCGAGGCCGTCGTCATCGACGACGACGTCGCCGTGCAGGACTCGCTCTACACGGCCGGGCGTCGCGGCGTCGCAGGCACGCTGCTCGTCGAGAAGATCGCCGGCGCCGCCGCCGAGCGCGGCGACGCGCTGGCGCAGGTCGCGGAGATCGCCCGCACCGTCAACGCGAACGTGCGATCGATGGGCATGGCGCTGTCGCCCTGCACCGTGCCGCACGCGGGCGAGCCCTCG
The sequence above is a segment of the Agrococcus jejuensis genome. Coding sequences within it:
- the qcrB gene encoding cytochrome bc1 complex cytochrome b subunit yields the protein MTTTQSPSAAPASQAPQQRKTFTSWAANYLDERTSISGVTAYLGRKIFPDHWSFMLGEVALYSFVVILLSGTFLTFFFDPSMGHTTYEGSYVPLKGIEMSIAYASSLDISFDIRGGLLMRQVHHWAALLFVASIGLHMLRVFFTGAFRKPRELNWVIGFLLFILAMAEGFTGYSLPDDLLSGNGLAIINGMVKAIPLVGGWISYLLFGGMFPGVDVIPRLFVLHIMLLPAILIVLLGMHMVLLVLNKHTQFAGPGRTNENVVGVPIMPVFAAKAGGFFFLVFGVIMAIAATFTINPIWNYGPYDPSPVSAGTQPDWYIGFADGALRLAPGWETELFGLTFSWNILIPMAVLGLFIVLVMFYPFIEQWVTQDKREHHLADRPRNAPTRTAIGAAGVVFYAVMWAGASSDLIATHFHLNVFQVTWVLQALIFLGPIIAFWVTKRVALGLQKKDREILLHGFESGRIVRRPGGEYIEVHQGLDEYESWKLKSFESPEPTMVRPDERGRITTGTHVRAALSRWFFEDRIEPVTKAEVERASHH
- the qcrA gene encoding cytochrome bc1 complex Rieske iron-sulfur subunit yields the protein MQDVELHRDAALERSSEFENPGLPPHRKRQTDLHPEKAKRAERTVFTWFLVSALGSIIAVAAYIAVPITPGDLTTTRMNNLLLGLGIALALLSIGIGAVHWSKQLMSDEEHVDPRHATRGSDATRAKAVEVFTLGDQESGFSRRSLIRNSLIGALAVVPLPAVVLFRDLAPADEVPTDVFAHTMWETGTRLCLDPTGTPIRAEDVSYGSAFHVIPEGLEESHHPLDEKAMAAVLLMRLPADALNESPERAGWSYDGIVAYSKICTHVGCPVALYEQQTHHLLCPCHQSTFDVKNHCKVIFGPAKRPLPQLPITVDDEGYLIAQRDFTEPIGPSYFERLHDVDEDEHVQVAGTTTEQRA
- the qcrC gene encoding cytochrome bc1 complex diheme cytochrome c subunit; amino-acid sequence: MAHRSKKTGRRHPLASLGLLVLGLVAAGGVSTFVGQVASADASSQATTQLTVDDGEQLFQANCASCHGVNAEGTPEGPSLIGVGAASVDFQVMTGRMPLAFSGPQGMARTPQFSQEQSDAMGEYIAAMAPGPDVPSEEVLDTADANVANGGEIFRINCAMCHNVAGAGGALTEGKFAPDLHDIDAAHIYEAMLTGPQNMPVFNDDNISPEEKADIIAYLHFLDENPSVGGFDLGSLGPVSEGLFIWIFGLGGIVAITVWLTAKPN
- the ctaE gene encoding aa3-type cytochrome oxidase subunit III, which produces MTSTSLSHPGTTQLVRRPNSVAVGTIVWLGSEVMFFAALFAIYFTLRSTTGDLFQNESSLLNVPFATINTTILVLSSVTCQFGVFAAERLQKERTGALWNVKAWGMVEWFFLTYAMGAVFIILQVFEYAVLVHEGVTLATSAYGSAFYITTGFHGLHVSGGLIAFLFVIGRAYAVKHFGHKEATSAIVVSYYWHFVDVVWIALYLIIYWLR
- the trpD gene encoding anthranilate phosphoribosyltransferase, which translates into the protein MEPKSWPGVLETLLTPDDLTIGQAEWAMDQVVTGRAEPAQLGAFLAALRAKRESVDELVGFRDAILANAVDLPGESLVLDIVGTGGDRHGTVNVSTMASIVCAAAGVPVLKHGNRAVSSLTGASDVLTELGVIPDDDDPAVVRAILDEAGISFAWAMRFHPGFRHAGPVRAAMGVSTVFNQLGPLVHPARPEVTACGVADRSRIQNFVGVFATRGGTAFVFRGEDGLDELTTTGHSELWEVVRGDVVEHDVDPRELGIPLATMGDLVGGDPKANADTVRRTMAGEQGPVRDIVLLNAAAALAAWRVHADPRQGDRSLRERMAETLLVAADAIDSGAAATTLERWRAAAARTRTGA
- the glpK gene encoding glycerol kinase GlpK, with the translated sequence MADDYVIAIDQGTTSTRAILFDHAGSIVSTGQLEHEQIFPQAGWVEHDPKEIWNNAREVIGQALSKANVTRHNVKAIGITNQRETAVVWDKTTGEPVYNAIVWQDTRTQKIVDRLADGDVERYKAKVGLPLATYFSGTKIVWILENVEGAREKAEAGDLLFGTTDTWVLWNLTGGVDGGVHATDVTNASRTLFMDLETLSWDESILADFGVPASMLPEIKSSSGEFGVASDASLLRETPITGILGDQQAATFGQAAFDKGEAKNTYGTGNFLIFNTGEEIVHSKNGLLTTVGYKIGDEPTHYALEGSIAVTGSLIQWLRDNLGIIDSAPAVEQLATSVDDNGGAYFVPAFSGLFAPYWRPDARGALVGLTRYVNKGHIARAALESTAFQTAEVVDAVNADSGVDLTELKVDGGMVANDLLMQFQADILRVAVVRPVVAETTALGAAYAAGLAVGFWGGLDDLRKNWQEDKRWEPQLDEAERERTYRNWKKAVQKTLDWVDDDVQ
- a CDS encoding MIP/aquaporin family protein, which translates into the protein MLLLLGAGVVANVVLAKTKGFGGGFLMINFGWGLAVFAGVLVSGYSGAQLNPAVTVGLIANGLATGAEVPWAAYMISILGQFVGAFIGAVLAWAAYKQHFDAEEDPGAKLGTFSTGPGIRSYGWNLVTEIIATFVLVFVILSFGLNGGGGDATVVGPLGALAVAFTVVAIGASLGGPTGYAINPARDLAPRIAHAVLPIKGKGDSDWGYAWVPVVGPLIGGALAGLLAPVLLASGMA
- the dhaK gene encoding dihydroxyacetone kinase subunit DhaK, with the protein product MKKLINDPSKVVDEAVAGIAAAHPELRVIVDPPYVIARGDAPVQGKVGLVSGGGSGHEPLHGGFVGYGMLDAAVPGAVFTSPTPDPIVEATKAVDGGAGVLHIVKNYTGDVLNFETAADLALAEGIEVEAVVIDDDVAVQDSLYTAGRRGVAGTLLVEKIAGAAAERGDALAQVAEIARTVNANVRSMGMALSPCTVPHAGEPSFDLGDDEIEIGIGIHGEPGRARIAMEPADAIVDRLLAPILDDLPFASGDRVLLFVNGMGGTPLVELYVVFRRAAEVLASRGIEVARTLVGSYVTSLEMQGCSISVLRLDDALTELWDAPVQTPALRWGR